One Calditrichia bacterium DNA window includes the following coding sequences:
- a CDS encoding AbgT family transporter: MSNAKPKNGSESKSIARFLSIVERVGNALPHPATLFGIFALMVVVISGIAASLDISVVHPGTGETIVPVSLLSVDGLHRMLTQMVTNFTGFAPLGVVLVAMLGIGIAESSGLIGTGLRLLVIKSPRRLLTFVIVFAGVLSNTASEVGYVLLVPLGAVIFLAAGRHPIAGLAAAFAGVSGGYSANLLLGTIDPLLAGLSQEAARIIDPTYHVNPACNYYFMFVSTFFIAAAGTLVTEKFVIPRLGEYTGTEKPEEIRELNANEKRGLRFALWTIFISFALIVWGLLPESTVPLSGFLLGEQPDWFDAFLKSPFLKGIVAFIFILAAIWGIAYGIGAGTIKSDGDVMKGMGKSMSTLGIYMVLCFFAAQFVAYFKWTNLGLIFAVEGAEFLKSLNLGKIPLMMAFIFLAASANMFMGSASAKWAILAPIFIPMFMLLGFSPELTQVGYRIGDSVTNIISPMMSYFALIVAFIERYDEKAGIGTVIANMLPYSVVFLIVWAILLVVWLMLGLPIGPGSPLEFVN; this comes from the coding sequence ATGAGTAACGCCAAACCGAAAAACGGTTCCGAAAGCAAATCGATCGCCAGATTTTTGAGCATTGTTGAACGCGTGGGCAACGCGCTGCCACATCCGGCAACGCTGTTCGGTATTTTTGCGCTGATGGTGGTGGTTATTTCCGGCATCGCTGCATCGCTGGATATTTCCGTTGTGCACCCCGGCACCGGCGAAACCATCGTCCCGGTCAGCCTGCTATCCGTGGACGGATTGCACCGGATGCTCACTCAAATGGTCACCAATTTTACCGGATTTGCGCCGTTGGGCGTGGTGCTGGTTGCCATGCTGGGCATCGGGATTGCCGAAAGCAGCGGATTGATCGGCACCGGATTGCGGCTGCTGGTTATCAAATCGCCGCGCCGGTTGCTCACATTTGTGATCGTTTTTGCGGGCGTGCTCTCCAACACTGCAAGCGAAGTGGGTTACGTGCTGCTCGTTCCGCTCGGTGCTGTTATTTTTCTGGCTGCCGGACGTCACCCGATTGCCGGTTTGGCGGCAGCATTTGCCGGTGTTTCCGGCGGATATAGCGCCAATTTGCTGCTCGGCACCATCGATCCGCTGTTGGCGGGATTATCGCAGGAAGCCGCACGAATTATCGATCCAACCTATCATGTAAATCCCGCCTGTAATTACTATTTTATGTTTGTATCCACCTTTTTTATTGCGGCAGCCGGAACGCTGGTTACCGAAAAATTCGTCATTCCCCGCCTCGGCGAATACACCGGCACCGAAAAACCGGAAGAAATCCGCGAATTGAACGCTAACGAAAAACGCGGACTGCGTTTCGCGCTGTGGACAATTTTTATCTCATTTGCGCTGATTGTGTGGGGACTGCTGCCGGAAAGCACCGTGCCGCTCAGCGGATTTCTGCTCGGCGAACAGCCGGACTGGTTTGATGCCTTCCTCAAATCGCCATTTTTGAAAGGGATTGTCGCGTTTATTTTTATTTTGGCTGCCATTTGGGGCATCGCGTACGGCATCGGCGCCGGCACCATCAAAAGCGATGGCGATGTAATGAAAGGCATGGGAAAATCCATGTCCACCCTCGGTATTTACATGGTGCTCTGCTTTTTCGCGGCGCAGTTTGTGGCATATTTTAAATGGACAAATCTGGGGCTGATTTTTGCGGTGGAAGGCGCAGAATTCCTGAAATCGCTGAACCTCGGTAAAATTCCGCTGATGATGGCGTTTATCTTTCTGGCAGCCAGTGCCAATATGTTTATGGGAAGCGCATCGGCAAAATGGGCAATTTTGGCGCCGATATTTATCCCGATGTTCATGTTGCTGGGCTTTTCGCCGGAACTGACGCAGGTCGGCTACCGCATCGGCGATAGCGTTACCAACATCATTTCTCCGATGATGTCCTACTTTGCACTGATTGTCGCGTTCATCGAGCGATATGACGAAAAAGCGGGCATCGGTACAGTGATTGCCAATATGCTACCGTATTCCGTCGTTTTCCTGATTGTCTGGGCTATTTTACTGGTGGTGTGGCTGATGCTCGGGCTACCGATCGGTCCCGGCAGCCCGCTGGAATTTGTAAATTAA
- a CDS encoding rhodanese-like domain-containing protein — MNHINKFGFALFLLLPVLLFGQFTLTLIEKKIEHDHPIPNISADSLLQQLQSSGADFLLLDTRKPDEFNQSHLQNAVRVDPDISEKKFWAQFGELARNKELVFYCSVGKRSSIIAEKLLHSEFADSVSQIYNLRGGIFRWFNSGFTVVNDSGATDSVHPFDRYWGQLLEKRD; from the coding sequence ATGAATCATATAAATAAATTTGGATTTGCGTTGTTTTTGCTGCTGCCGGTGCTGCTGTTTGGGCAGTTTACACTGACGCTGATCGAGAAAAAAATCGAGCACGACCACCCGATTCCCAATATTTCGGCGGATTCGCTGCTGCAACAATTGCAGTCATCCGGCGCAGATTTTCTGCTGCTGGACACCCGAAAACCCGACGAATTCAACCAAAGCCATCTGCAAAACGCCGTTCGCGTCGATCCCGACATCTCCGAAAAAAAATTTTGGGCGCAGTTCGGCGAACTCGCCAGAAACAAAGAGCTCGTTTTTTACTGCTCGGTTGGCAAACGCAGCTCGATTATCGCGGAAAAACTGCTGCACAGCGAATTCGCGGATAGCGTTTCACAAATTTACAACCTGCGCGGCGGGATTTTCCGCTGGTTCAACAGCGGTTTCACCGTAGTAAACGATAGCGGCGCCACCGATTCCGTCCATCCGTTCGACCGATATTGGGGTCAACTCCTCGAAAAACGCGATTGA
- a CDS encoding MBL fold metallo-hydrolase, with amino-acid sequence MQIHTLSLGMFGVNNYLVHADGSTKAILIDACEDTESILRKIDQLKLELVYLINTHGHGDHIAGNEAIVKATGAKLIIGEKEVPYLSDPSLNLSMFMGVHLTSPPPDRTLREGDTVSLDNLNFEVLFTPGHSSGHITLVERAQNIAFVGDVIFRQGIGRTDFPGGSYQTLETTIREKIYTLPDSMTLYNGHGPSTTVGYEKQHNPFVQG; translated from the coding sequence ATGCAGATCCACACGCTTTCGCTGGGCATGTTTGGCGTGAACAACTACCTCGTTCATGCCGATGGCTCAACCAAAGCCATATTAATAGATGCCTGCGAAGATACCGAATCCATCCTTCGAAAAATTGACCAACTGAAACTCGAATTAGTATATTTGATCAACACGCACGGACACGGCGATCACATCGCCGGTAACGAAGCGATTGTGAAAGCAACCGGTGCGAAGCTGATCATTGGCGAAAAAGAAGTGCCGTATCTGAGCGATCCAAGCCTGAATTTATCGATGTTCATGGGCGTTCATTTAACATCGCCGCCGCCCGATCGCACACTCCGCGAAGGCGACACCGTTTCGCTGGACAACCTGAATTTTGAGGTGCTGTTCACGCCGGGACATTCATCCGGGCATATTACATTGGTGGAGCGGGCGCAAAATATTGCGTTTGTCGGTGATGTCATTTTCCGGCAAGGCATCGGGCGGACAGATTTTCCCGGCGGCTCGTATCAAACCCTGGAAACCACCATCCGTGAAAAAATTTACACCCTCCCGGACAGCATGACGTTATACAACGGTCACGGTCCGTCAACCACCGTCGGCTACGAAAAACAGCACAACCCGTTTGTTCAGGGTTAA
- the xerD gene encoding site-specific tyrosine recombinase XerD — protein sequence MTWESYLESFLNHIALEKGLADNTTLSYEVDLKRYLGFLDSRKIASVEAIDLHVIQDYTELLSNLGLSASSVARNYSSIRTFHKFLILENITGKNPTELLETPRLARKLPEVLTVDEVIEILESPDIETSDGVRDRAMLEVLYGAGLRVSELIGLKIEHVFFDEELLRVLGKGSKERIVPVGAEALVWTKRYIAITRPMVAKGLESKSQLFLNRFGKPFSRMGIYNIVRKYVDLSGISKRVYPHIFRHSFATHLLENGADLRAVQEMLGHSDISTTQIYTHVNRQYLREEYKTFHPRG from the coding sequence ATGACCTGGGAATCCTATTTAGAGAGCTTTCTGAACCACATCGCGCTGGAAAAAGGGCTGGCGGATAATACCACGCTATCGTACGAAGTGGATTTGAAACGCTATCTCGGATTTCTGGACAGCCGCAAGATTGCATCCGTGGAAGCGATTGATTTGCACGTAATCCAGGATTACACGGAATTACTCAGCAATCTGGGGCTTTCCGCGAGCAGCGTTGCCCGCAATTATTCATCGATCCGCACCTTTCACAAATTTTTGATTCTGGAAAACATCACCGGCAAAAACCCGACGGAACTGCTGGAAACACCCCGTTTGGCCCGCAAACTACCGGAAGTGCTGACCGTGGACGAAGTAATCGAAATTTTGGAATCGCCGGATATCGAAACATCCGACGGCGTTCGCGATCGCGCCATGCTGGAAGTGCTGTACGGCGCCGGACTGCGCGTTTCCGAACTGATCGGGTTGAAAATTGAGCACGTTTTTTTCGACGAAGAATTGCTGCGCGTACTCGGCAAAGGCAGTAAAGAGCGCATCGTTCCGGTTGGCGCGGAAGCGCTGGTGTGGACAAAACGCTACATCGCCATTACCCGCCCGATGGTGGCAAAAGGGCTGGAATCCAAAAGCCAGCTATTTTTGAACCGCTTCGGCAAGCCGTTTTCGCGGATGGGCATTTACAACATCGTGCGAAAATATGTGGATTTATCCGGCATCAGCAAACGGGTGTATCCGCATATTTTCCGGCACTCTTTCGCCACGCACCTGCTGGAAAACGGGGCAGATTTGCGCGCCGTTCAGGAAATGCTCGGACATTCAGATATCTCAACCACCCAAATTTACACCCACGTTAACCGGCAATATCTGCGGGAAGAATACAAGACCTTCCACCCGCGCGGATAA
- a CDS encoding homogentisate 1,2-dioxygenase, with product MPFYVHRGEIPSKRHIQHRTKTGDLLHEEHASREGFSDIYSNLYHLRPPTRIAEVGKFSPFSLKPAEDRVHRHRHLRTFNFEPKGNWVSGRRAICYNNDVAMFTVRPAESAEFFYRNGMSDEVIFVHQGTGEMHSYFGKLAFGPGDYIVVPRGVLYSFDIHTDDSRFLIIESAGPVEPPKRYRNEYGQLLEHAPFCERDFRVPEFVEPQNREGKFPFLLRTMDGFQEYQFAQHPFDVVGWDGFYYPWIFNIRDFMPITGKIHMPPPIHQTFQAPGYVICSFCPRLFDYHEQSIPAPYNHHNIDSDEVLYYVEGDFMSRTGVELGSITIHPYGLAHGPQPGKYEGSIGKKETDEYAVMLDTFRPLIPAQDSLLVDDPDYPLSWLEK from the coding sequence ATGCCATTTTATGTGCATCGCGGCGAAATTCCATCCAAACGGCACATTCAGCACCGCACCAAAACGGGCGATTTGCTGCACGAAGAACACGCCAGCCGGGAAGGCTTTTCCGATATTTACAGCAATTTGTATCACCTGCGCCCGCCGACGCGCATTGCGGAAGTGGGTAAATTTAGCCCGTTTTCGCTGAAACCGGCGGAGGACCGGGTGCACCGTCACCGCCATTTGCGAACCTTCAATTTTGAGCCGAAAGGCAATTGGGTGAGCGGTCGCCGCGCGATTTGTTATAACAACGATGTGGCAATGTTCACCGTGCGTCCGGCGGAATCGGCCGAATTTTTCTACCGCAACGGGATGAGCGATGAGGTGATTTTCGTGCATCAGGGCACCGGCGAAATGCACAGTTATTTTGGCAAGCTGGCGTTCGGTCCCGGCGATTACATTGTTGTGCCGCGCGGCGTGCTCTATTCGTTCGATATCCACACGGACGACAGCAGATTTCTGATCATCGAATCCGCCGGACCGGTGGAGCCGCCGAAGCGTTATCGCAACGAATACGGTCAGTTGTTGGAGCATGCGCCGTTTTGCGAACGCGATTTCCGCGTGCCGGAATTTGTCGAACCGCAAAATCGCGAAGGCAAATTCCCGTTTTTGTTGCGCACGATGGACGGCTTTCAGGAATACCAGTTTGCACAGCACCCGTTTGATGTGGTTGGCTGGGACGGATTTTACTACCCGTGGATTTTCAACATCCGCGATTTTATGCCCATCACCGGGAAAATCCACATGCCGCCGCCGATTCACCAAACTTTTCAGGCGCCCGGATATGTGATTTGCTCGTTCTGTCCGCGACTGTTTGATTACCACGAGCAGTCGATTCCCGCGCCGTATAATCATCATAATATTGATAGCGATGAAGTGCTCTATTATGTGGAAGGCGATTTTATGAGCCGCACCGGTGTGGAACTCGGGTCGATCACCATTCACCCGTACGGGCTGGCGCACGGTCCGCAACCGGGCAAATACGAAGGCTCCATCGGCAAAAAGGAAACCGATGAATACGCGGTAATGCTCGATACCTTTCGTCCGCTGATTCCCGCGCAGGATTCGCTGCTGGTGGATGACCCGGATTATCCGTTAAGCTGGTTGGAAAAATAA
- a CDS encoding sigma-54-dependent Fis family transcriptional regulator, translating to MNIRMQIDSQKTESLFELAVALGQQSDFSEILRVVSTTATGVFNANLASIVMLNPGTQNTVKTIIKDGGDEKSRGYKLLQTNLIGWSLKHKQAMLSADIATDNRFAPEISQKFGAKTAMCAPLQISGNAIGCLLLIDKTDGGAFAENDLALLEKMAAIAAPFLDNVQKIQSYFDKQIPDSALVGKYEALGMLGKSKPYVELLKAIEAAARCDVRVQLQGKSGTGKEKIAKAIHQFSSRHNRPFVAIDCGAIPENLIESELFGHAKGAFTGANYDRKGLIEEANGGTFFMDEIANLPFDMQSKLLRVLQEGEIRVIGSNKPRKVDVRIISASSSDLRQMVDAGKFREDLFYRLHVYPIDVPTLNQRRDDIPLLANHFLKKFADQQKKQAESFHEWLLDYMQLRVWSGNIRELENFVERLVTLAAPEMVVLDESILPKEFRKEYKDLTFTQDAHDIRKSLQETLEETEVSLIRQALVANDWNQSKAARALQISERAIRYKMEKLGIEKPS from the coding sequence ATGAATATCAGAATGCAGATTGATTCCCAAAAAACTGAAAGCTTGTTCGAATTAGCCGTTGCGCTCGGTCAGCAAAGCGATTTTTCAGAGATTTTGCGGGTGGTTTCCACCACCGCAACGGGAGTGTTTAACGCAAATCTCGCATCGATCGTGATGCTCAATCCGGGCACACAAAACACGGTGAAAACCATCATCAAAGATGGCGGCGATGAAAAATCGCGGGGATACAAGCTGCTGCAAACCAACCTGATCGGCTGGTCGCTGAAGCACAAACAGGCCATGCTCAGCGCGGATATCGCGACGGACAACCGCTTCGCACCGGAAATTTCCCAAAAATTTGGCGCGAAAACCGCGATGTGTGCACCGCTGCAAATCAGCGGAAATGCCATCGGCTGCCTGCTGCTGATCGACAAAACCGACGGCGGCGCATTCGCCGAAAACGATCTCGCGTTGCTCGAAAAGATGGCCGCCATTGCCGCGCCGTTTTTGGACAATGTGCAAAAAATCCAGTCCTATTTTGACAAACAAATTCCCGACTCTGCGCTGGTCGGCAAATACGAAGCGCTCGGAATGCTCGGCAAAAGCAAACCGTATGTGGAGTTGCTCAAAGCCATCGAAGCGGCAGCGCGTTGTGATGTCCGGGTGCAGTTGCAGGGCAAAAGCGGCACGGGAAAAGAGAAAATCGCCAAAGCGATCCACCAATTCAGCAGCCGTCACAACCGCCCGTTTGTGGCAATCGATTGCGGCGCGATCCCGGAAAATCTCATCGAAAGCGAGCTGTTCGGGCATGCGAAGGGCGCGTTCACCGGTGCGAATTACGACCGAAAAGGGTTGATCGAGGAAGCCAACGGCGGCACATTTTTTATGGATGAAATCGCCAATTTGCCGTTCGATATGCAATCGAAATTGTTGCGGGTACTGCAGGAAGGAGAAATCCGGGTGATCGGCAGCAACAAACCGCGCAAGGTGGATGTGCGCATCATTTCCGCATCCAGCAGCGATTTGCGGCAGATGGTCGATGCCGGGAAATTCCGCGAAGACCTGTTTTACCGGCTGCACGTCTATCCCATCGACGTGCCCACGCTCAACCAGCGCCGCGATGACATTCCGTTGCTGGCCAATCATTTCCTGAAAAAATTTGCTGATCAGCAGAAAAAACAGGCGGAATCCTTTCACGAATGGCTGCTGGATTACATGCAATTGCGGGTTTGGTCGGGTAATATTCGCGAATTGGAAAATTTTGTGGAGCGACTGGTGACGCTGGCAGCGCCGGAAATGGTGGTGCTGGACGAGTCCATTTTGCCGAAAGAATTCCGGAAAGAATACAAAGATTTGACATTTACGCAGGATGCCCACGATATCCGCAAAAGCCTGCAGGAAACGCTGGAAGAAACCGAGGTTTCGCTGATCCGGCAGGCGCTCGTCGCCAACGACTGGAACCAGTCGAAAGCAGCGCGGGCCTTGCAAATTTCCGAGCGGGCGATTCGATACAAAATGGAGAAATTGGGCATCGAAAAGCCGTCGTGA
- the serS gene encoding serine--tRNA ligase, with the protein MLDLKFIRENAEAVVAGIRSKGDTINIDEILNLDGRRRELLQNVEKLKADRNQFSQQVSQLKKEKKDATAIIERTREIGQEIKQFDDELRDIETSLEDHLLRIPNLPHSSVPKGKDASENVEVKKWGEIPEFSFKISDHLEICERLDIVDFPRGSKISGRGFPVYKGKGARLERALINFMLDLHSSQHGYKEIFPPFVVNRESMRGTGQIPKFPEDMYYAEKDDLFLIPTAEVPVTNLHRDEILTIEELPVHYCAYTACFRREAGSWGKDTRGFLRLHQFNKVELVKIVEPEHSYAELEALLRNATKVLELLNVPYRVIELCTGDLSFGAAKCYDIEVWSPAENRWLEASSCSNFEDFQARRMNTRYRPAGGAKPEFVHTLNGSGVATSRLIVALLELNQNEDGSITVPEALRDYTGFSVIKRDLP; encoded by the coding sequence ATGTTAGACCTCAAATTTATTCGCGAAAATGCAGAAGCAGTCGTCGCGGGCATCCGCAGTAAAGGCGACACAATTAATATCGATGAAATTCTAAATCTCGACGGGCGCCGCCGCGAACTGCTGCAAAATGTGGAAAAGCTGAAAGCGGATCGCAACCAGTTTTCCCAACAGGTCAGCCAGCTCAAAAAAGAGAAAAAAGACGCCACGGCGATCATCGAACGCACCCGGGAAATCGGGCAGGAAATCAAACAATTTGATGATGAACTGCGCGACATCGAAACCTCGCTGGAAGATCATCTGCTGCGCATCCCCAACTTGCCGCACAGCAGCGTGCCAAAAGGAAAGGACGCCAGCGAGAATGTGGAAGTCAAAAAATGGGGCGAGATACCGGAATTCAGCTTCAAGATTTCCGATCACCTGGAAATTTGCGAACGACTGGACATCGTCGATTTCCCGCGCGGCAGCAAAATTTCCGGTCGCGGATTTCCCGTTTACAAAGGCAAAGGCGCACGGCTGGAACGCGCGCTCATCAATTTTATGCTGGATTTGCACAGCAGCCAGCACGGCTACAAAGAAATTTTTCCGCCGTTTGTGGTGAACCGCGAGAGCATGCGCGGCACCGGGCAAATCCCCAAATTTCCGGAAGACATGTATTACGCGGAAAAAGACGACCTCTTTTTGATTCCCACTGCCGAAGTGCCGGTCACCAATTTGCACCGCGACGAAATTTTGACCATCGAAGAATTGCCGGTTCACTACTGCGCATACACCGCCTGTTTCCGTCGCGAAGCCGGTTCGTGGGGAAAAGATACGCGCGGATTTTTGCGGCTGCACCAATTCAACAAAGTGGAGCTGGTGAAAATTGTGGAGCCGGAACACAGCTACGCTGAGCTGGAAGCGCTGCTCCGAAACGCCACTAAAGTATTGGAATTATTGAACGTGCCGTATCGCGTAATTGAGTTGTGTACCGGCGATTTGAGCTTTGGCGCGGCAAAATGTTACGACATCGAAGTGTGGTCTCCGGCTGAGAATCGCTGGCTGGAAGCATCCAGTTGCAGTAATTTTGAAGATTTTCAGGCGCGGCGGATGAACACACGCTATCGTCCCGCCGGCGGCGCAAAACCGGAATTTGTGCACACACTCAACGGCTCCGGCGTGGCAACTTCCCGCCTGATTGTGGCATTGCTGGAACTCAACCAAAACGAGGACGGCTCCATCACCGTGCCGGAAGCGCTGCGCGATTACACCGGTTTCAGCGTCATCAAACGCGATTTACCGTAA
- a CDS encoding cyclic nucleotide-binding domain-containing protein yields MFQITEVLKKVPFFQALDQEAIHYVVDKLKYKAYQKEEVICHAGDPGDKMFIIINGQVKVAVYSPDNEENVIAHLGSGDHFGEMALLTGEPRSASVITTQAAEMFILDKTNFDEVIDRYPSITLSMGKVMSRRLRRILQKTSGTKARVTAVTGSLTDRSLADILKFCEINYLNGTLKLSQNGSTGIFEYERGELRQVQLGELPEDQALDEMLGWQNGMFSIEPYALEMDGLNGSVPTFEVETETAPEPQPDAPAETPDLDNILVVNNSVVVQKMLERALTQNRWDVHIVNTSEKAHHLAQLRKPGLIISGTKLPDGSGVDLLKELRRHSNAPFLFLTEDRNKALIQSQVKNYGNVFFTDSQAIPDILRTVQEIREQFGQ; encoded by the coding sequence ATGTTCCAGATTACCGAAGTGTTAAAAAAAGTGCCGTTTTTCCAGGCGTTGGATCAGGAAGCCATTCATTATGTGGTGGACAAGCTGAAATACAAAGCATACCAAAAAGAAGAAGTGATTTGCCACGCCGGTGATCCGGGCGACAAAATGTTTATCATCATCAACGGGCAGGTGAAAGTTGCGGTGTATTCTCCGGATAACGAAGAAAATGTGATCGCGCATCTCGGCAGCGGCGATCATTTTGGCGAAATGGCGCTGCTCACCGGCGAACCGCGTTCAGCCTCGGTCATCACCACACAAGCTGCGGAAATGTTTATCCTCGATAAAACCAATTTTGATGAAGTGATCGATCGCTATCCGTCCATCACGTTGAGTATGGGAAAAGTGATGAGCCGGCGACTCCGCAGAATTTTGCAGAAAACCTCCGGCACCAAAGCGCGGGTAACCGCCGTCACCGGATCGCTGACAGACCGATCGCTGGCAGACATTCTTAAATTCTGTGAAATCAATTATTTAAATGGCACACTAAAATTATCGCAGAACGGCAGCACGGGCATTTTTGAATACGAACGCGGCGAACTGCGGCAGGTTCAGCTTGGCGAATTGCCGGAAGATCAGGCGCTGGACGAAATGCTCGGCTGGCAAAACGGCATGTTTTCCATCGAACCGTATGCGCTGGAAATGGACGGATTGAACGGCTCGGTTCCCACGTTTGAAGTTGAAACCGAAACAGCGCCGGAACCGCAACCCGATGCACCGGCGGAAACACCGGATCTGGATAATATTTTAGTTGTGAACAACAGTGTGGTTGTCCAAAAAATGCTGGAACGGGCGCTCACCCAAAACCGGTGGGACGTGCACATCGTTAACACTTCGGAAAAAGCGCATCACCTGGCGCAGCTTCGCAAACCCGGATTGATTATTTCCGGCACCAAATTACCGGACGGCTCCGGCGTGGATTTGCTCAAGGAATTGCGTCGCCACAGCAACGCGCCGTTCCTTTTTCTCACGGAAGATCGCAACAAAGCGCTGATCCAAAGCCAGGTCAAAAATTACGGCAACGTATTTTTCACAGATTCGCAGGCGATTCCCGACATTCTCCGCACCGTTCAGGAAATCCGCGAGCAGTTCGGGCAATAA
- a CDS encoding polyprenyl synthetase family protein → MKKGLKDIFREFSGDFEKFDAHFAEIMRSDIKLVDEVAKYVVKHKGKQFRPALVLVSARAVAPATESTYATAAVVELLHTASLVHDDVLDEAELRRGIATIHKIWKNKVAILMGDYLLSKSLIAATDTGSLEIMNTVATVAKRLIQGAIFELQKSRSGDTTEDDYFRLISDKTASLISACCELGALTVGATPEQRFALRDYGEQLGLAFQIKDDLLDYEASSGILGKPALADLQDKKITLPVLCAFRSADDKEKKKITKMIKNGAAKKDLGYILDFVNRYNGLENARDKSFEIKDKAVAALAPLSETPAKQSLIDLADFVVNRSK, encoded by the coding sequence TTGAAAAAAGGTTTAAAAGATATTTTTCGGGAGTTTTCCGGGGATTTTGAAAAATTTGATGCGCACTTTGCCGAAATTATGCGCTCCGACATAAAACTGGTTGACGAAGTTGCCAAATATGTGGTCAAACACAAAGGCAAGCAATTTCGTCCCGCGCTGGTGCTGGTTTCTGCACGGGCGGTTGCACCGGCAACAGAATCAACTTATGCAACTGCGGCGGTTGTGGAGCTGTTGCACACGGCATCGCTGGTGCACGACGATGTGCTGGACGAAGCGGAACTGCGGCGCGGCATCGCCACCATCCATAAAATATGGAAAAATAAAGTCGCCATTTTGATGGGCGATTACCTGCTCAGCAAATCGCTCATCGCCGCAACGGACACCGGCAGTTTGGAAATCATGAACACCGTTGCCACCGTCGCGAAACGGCTGATTCAGGGCGCAATTTTCGAGCTCCAAAAATCCCGCAGCGGCGATACTACCGAAGACGATTATTTCCGGCTGATCAGCGACAAAACGGCATCGCTGATTTCCGCATGCTGCGAACTCGGCGCGCTGACCGTTGGCGCTACTCCGGAACAGCGTTTCGCCCTCCGCGATTACGGCGAGCAGCTCGGGCTGGCATTTCAGATCAAAGATGATTTGCTCGATTACGAAGCCAGCAGCGGCATTTTGGGCAAACCGGCGCTGGCGGATTTGCAGGATAAAAAAATCACGTTGCCGGTACTCTGCGCATTCCGTTCCGCGGATGACAAAGAGAAGAAAAAAATTACCAAAATGATCAAAAACGGCGCGGCGAAAAAAGATTTGGGATACATTCTCGATTTTGTGAATCGCTACAACGGATTGGAAAACGCCCGCGATAAGTCGTTTGAAATCAAAGACAAAGCGGTTGCTGCGCTGGCGCCGTTATCCGAAACACCCGCAAAACAATCGCTGATCGATCTGGCGGATTTTGTGGTCAATCGCTCCAAATAA
- a CDS encoding response regulator → MAQILVVEDDITGQELLIDALMVFGHTVIAAENGAQGLQLYRNNFFDLAIVDMEMPVMNGLEMIRAVREEDTDFPVIAVTGYSHIYLAMEVLSLNVEAFLKKPLNLKELAQIIEGICSRHNAY, encoded by the coding sequence ATGGCGCAAATATTAGTTGTAGAAGATGATATAACCGGACAAGAATTGTTGATCGACGCGTTGATGGTGTTTGGTCATACGGTTATTGCTGCGGAAAACGGTGCGCAGGGATTGCAACTGTATCGCAATAATTTCTTTGATCTAGCGATTGTCGATATGGAAATGCCCGTAATGAACGGTTTAGAAATGATCCGGGCAGTTCGGGAGGAAGACACCGATTTTCCGGTGATTGCCGTTACCGGCTATTCGCATATTTATCTGGCGATGGAAGTGCTCAGCCTCAACGTGGAAGCGTTTCTCAAAAAGCCGTTGAACTTGAAAGAGCTGGCGCAAATTATCGAAGGTATTTGCAGCCGCCACAACGCATATTGA
- a CDS encoding cupin domain-containing protein, with protein MKISVIIGFAMLCTAFFAGCEHAEKAHDHSHATIQTVNNPAPKLTDLLRTELESWDGGEVIVSTVEAPPNTNLPIHYHNGEEFIYVLEGSAVVWQKDKPEVILNAGDVFKIPYKQVHTAITRESSVKAIVFRVHEKGKPVRVPVD; from the coding sequence ATGAAAATATCTGTTATTATTGGATTTGCGATGTTGTGTACCGCATTCTTCGCCGGTTGCGAACACGCTGAAAAAGCCCACGATCACAGCCACGCAACGATACAAACCGTGAATAATCCGGCACCCAAACTTACCGATTTGCTCCGCACAGAACTGGAAAGCTGGGACGGCGGCGAGGTGATCGTTTCGACAGTGGAAGCGCCGCCAAACACCAATTTGCCGATTCACTACCACAACGGCGAAGAATTTATTTACGTGCTGGAAGGCTCGGCAGTCGTTTGGCAAAAGGACAAGCCGGAAGTGATTCTCAACGCCGGCGATGTGTTCAAAATTCCCTACAAACAGGTGCACACCGCCATCACGCGGGAAAGCAGCGTGAAAGCCATCGTGTTCCGGGTACACGAAAAAGGCAAACCGGTACGCGTTCCGGTGGATTAA